In a genomic window of Deinococcus radiotolerans:
- a CDS encoding Ohr family peroxiredoxin yields the protein MTATEPKLLFTATSDVQGGRTGQAQVGRDRLPVTLRPANSSTAGADPEELFAAGYASCFLSALQSVARRDGITVGGTPQARAHVSLMQDAQGYGLRVLLQVHLPETPLETGEALLRAAHAVCPYSRAVAGNVPVELELHAQPF from the coding sequence ATGACTGCCACCGAACCCAAGCTGCTGTTCACCGCCACCTCCGACGTGCAGGGGGGCCGCACCGGTCAGGCCCAGGTGGGCCGCGACCGCCTGCCGGTCACGCTGCGACCCGCGAACTCCAGCACGGCGGGCGCGGACCCTGAGGAACTGTTCGCGGCCGGGTACGCCTCATGCTTCCTCAGCGCCCTGCAGAGCGTGGCCCGCCGTGACGGCATCACCGTCGGCGGTACGCCCCAGGCCCGCGCGCACGTCAGCCTGATGCAGGACGCCCAGGGGTACGGCCTGCGGGTCCTGCTGCAGGTGCACCTGCCCGAGACGCCCCTGGAGACCGGCGAGGCGCTGCTGCGCGCCGCGCACGCCGTGTGCCCCTACAGCCGCGCCGTGGCGGGCAACGTCCCGGTCGAGCTGGAACTGCACGCCCAGCCGTTCTGA
- a CDS encoding HU family DNA-binding protein yields the protein MLLTMTKKSAKAPAKKPAAKAAPAAKAAPKAESSKVAKTQLVEMVADKTGLTKKQSEEAVSAMLDVIVGAIKGGQSVGLPGLGTLSVKATAARTGVRPGTSEKIQIPAGKKVAFKVASTLKGNL from the coding sequence ATGCTGCTCACCATGACGAAAAAGTCTGCGAAAGCCCCCGCCAAGAAGCCCGCCGCCAAGGCCGCTCCCGCCGCGAAAGCCGCGCCCAAGGCCGAGAGCAGCAAGGTCGCCAAGACCCAGCTCGTGGAAATGGTTGCCGACAAGACCGGCCTGACCAAGAAGCAGAGCGAGGAAGCCGTCAGCGCCATGCTGGACGTCATCGTGGGCGCCATCAAGGGCGGCCAAAGCGTCGGCCTGCCCGGCCTGGGCACCCTGAGCGTCAAGGCCACCGCCGCCCGCACCGGCGTGCGCCCCGGCACCAGCGAGAAGATCCAGATTCCCGCCGGCAAGAAAGTCGCCTTCAAGGTCGCCAGCACCCTCAAGGGCAACCTGTAA